The proteins below come from a single Alkalispirillum mobile genomic window:
- a CDS encoding baseplate J/gp47 family protein, which yields MANDLTRWNRAGLSRFRYLDGNAATFLEALRVDWQARFPRWPAVAGEVPPEESDRAWQARLERGYQADQDDLLWQIGRGFARASHVLGEHLDAYANEATVGTATEWENLRRLVAMLDYHPRPPASAQTTLAVLAKRPGPLAAGFAVKHNPEEGAPVVFETLEDLALDPRLNTLRPAGHDRNPASLQGQYLEISGEHDKLTRGTPLVVEDTRRGRSHAHLIQSVALDEGRGVTRVRITPRLSPKSRIGDVRLHVLPKERLAVTGPVLQGAELGHSLRLADETGDLKPGETLVLTNPGHKPRFLRVSRVRPRLVSFKAPLGPTYLAGARLSRPVEVPVIRRAGAPWRRRIGRGDHAGGNLYVLFVAGDWRRLQNQWVARRPADVDGALAAFRVVRAHYQPVDVSPEAGDTPAWEGHTALSLAGGELDANPQYLLAPPESPGPWVPDPLIERVAGGLADPLISEHSKHAAPGDFAVLVCGGSVAWSRLAAVAQDQAGEHTAHHADGGTWQDRGGGPVHADASGTGEGGPFYRDASQLYVHFTETLRLHDARRNPTPLSGRTVALSDPDGQLSERLTRGHRLVLDNGSEVVAARVEKLAGGDPLQLTLSESVPGDSRYDNLVLYGNAVAAGHGSGKPEQALGSGDATERHAGFELAVQEVSFVADPGQASGVRAAVEVTVDGRRWTQLANLRDAGQEDAVYTVRLTEDGTLSVRFGDGRHGRRLPTGVNNVRIHYRQGVGTRGNLPPGSLTEPQRPHPRVDAVRQPLPAGGGADREPETDLRESAPATVLTLSRAVSLRDFARLARAHASIWQANAFARPTRRGRRESVEVVVVPAEGARLTSALGDQLTRHLRAHGVPGVDLQVAGYEPVRIGLDITLRIDLDAFDPEPVVDAVHAALAEAFSLRHRRLGQPLYRGEVFQVVEGVRGVASSSCEVRVVSVGAGGPLPDEDEANEAGPTGAHDTGRAVLREVRTSGGVVRVLQPGPRQCLYLAPGRPDISIETEAYRP from the coding sequence ATGGCCAATGACCTGACCCGCTGGAACCGTGCCGGCCTGAGCCGTTTCCGCTACCTGGATGGCAACGCCGCCACCTTTCTCGAGGCGCTGCGTGTTGACTGGCAGGCGCGTTTCCCGCGCTGGCCGGCGGTGGCCGGGGAGGTGCCCCCGGAAGAGTCCGATCGCGCCTGGCAGGCGCGGCTGGAGCGCGGCTACCAGGCCGACCAGGACGACCTGCTGTGGCAGATCGGGCGCGGTTTTGCCCGCGCCAGCCATGTGTTGGGCGAGCATCTGGATGCCTACGCCAACGAGGCCACGGTGGGTACCGCCACCGAGTGGGAGAACCTGCGCCGGCTGGTGGCCATGCTCGACTACCACCCGCGGCCGCCTGCGTCAGCGCAGACCACGCTGGCGGTGCTGGCGAAAAGGCCCGGGCCGCTGGCCGCCGGCTTTGCCGTCAAGCACAACCCCGAGGAGGGTGCGCCGGTGGTCTTCGAGACGCTGGAGGATCTGGCGCTGGACCCCCGGTTGAACACCCTGCGTCCGGCCGGCCACGACCGCAACCCGGCGTCGCTGCAGGGGCAGTACCTGGAAATATCCGGGGAGCACGACAAGCTCACCCGGGGCACCCCGCTGGTGGTGGAAGACACCCGGCGCGGCCGCAGCCACGCCCACCTGATCCAGTCGGTGGCGCTGGACGAGGGGCGCGGGGTCACCCGGGTCCGGATCACCCCGCGGCTCTCGCCCAAGTCGCGGATCGGCGATGTGCGGCTTCATGTGCTACCCAAGGAACGGTTGGCGGTCACCGGGCCGGTGCTCCAGGGGGCGGAGCTGGGGCATAGCCTGCGGCTCGCGGACGAGACCGGCGACCTCAAGCCCGGCGAGACCCTGGTGCTGACCAACCCGGGACACAAGCCGCGCTTTCTGCGGGTGAGCCGGGTCCGGCCCCGGCTGGTCAGCTTCAAGGCGCCTCTGGGCCCGACCTATCTGGCGGGCGCCCGGCTGTCCCGCCCGGTGGAGGTGCCGGTGATCCGGCGCGCCGGCGCCCCCTGGCGACGGCGCATCGGTCGTGGCGACCATGCGGGAGGAAACCTCTATGTGCTGTTCGTTGCCGGGGACTGGCGCCGCCTGCAGAACCAGTGGGTTGCCCGCCGCCCGGCCGACGTGGATGGCGCCCTGGCGGCGTTCAGGGTAGTGCGTGCCCACTACCAGCCGGTGGATGTGTCTCCGGAGGCCGGCGACACCCCGGCCTGGGAGGGACACACCGCGTTGAGCCTGGCGGGCGGTGAGCTGGACGCCAATCCCCAGTACCTGCTGGCCCCGCCCGAGTCGCCCGGCCCCTGGGTGCCGGATCCGCTGATCGAACGGGTGGCCGGCGGGCTTGCCGACCCGCTGATCAGTGAGCACAGCAAACACGCCGCACCCGGTGACTTCGCAGTGCTGGTCTGCGGCGGGTCGGTGGCGTGGTCCCGGCTGGCGGCGGTGGCCCAGGACCAGGCGGGCGAGCATACCGCTCACCACGCCGACGGCGGTACCTGGCAGGACAGGGGCGGTGGGCCGGTCCACGCAGATGCCTCAGGGACCGGCGAGGGCGGGCCCTTCTATCGGGACGCCTCGCAGCTTTACGTGCACTTTACCGAGACCCTGCGGCTGCATGATGCCCGGCGCAACCCCACGCCCCTGAGCGGGCGGACGGTGGCGCTGTCGGACCCGGACGGGCAGCTGTCCGAGCGACTGACCCGGGGCCACCGCCTGGTGCTGGATAATGGCAGCGAGGTGGTCGCCGCCCGGGTGGAGAAACTGGCGGGCGGCGACCCGTTGCAACTGACCCTGTCCGAATCGGTGCCGGGCGACAGCCGCTACGACAACCTGGTGCTCTACGGCAATGCCGTGGCGGCCGGCCATGGCAGCGGCAAGCCGGAGCAGGCCCTGGGTAGCGGCGATGCCACCGAGCGCCATGCGGGCTTCGAACTGGCCGTGCAGGAGGTCAGTTTCGTTGCTGACCCCGGGCAGGCGAGCGGGGTGCGGGCGGCGGTCGAGGTCACCGTGGACGGTCGGCGCTGGACGCAACTCGCCAATCTCCGGGACGCCGGGCAGGAGGACGCCGTCTATACCGTGCGTCTGACCGAGGACGGCACCCTGTCGGTGCGCTTCGGCGACGGCCGGCACGGGCGCCGGCTGCCGACCGGGGTCAACAACGTGCGTATCCACTACCGCCAGGGTGTGGGTACCCGGGGCAACCTGCCGCCCGGGTCGCTCACCGAGCCCCAGCGGCCCCATCCGCGGGTGGACGCGGTGCGCCAGCCGCTGCCGGCCGGTGGTGGCGCCGACCGCGAGCCCGAGACCGACCTGCGCGAGAGTGCCCCGGCCACCGTACTGACTTTGTCCCGGGCCGTCTCGCTGCGCGACTTCGCCCGTCTGGCCCGGGCCCACGCCAGCATCTGGCAGGCCAATGCCTTCGCCCGACCCACCCGGCGCGGCCGTCGCGAGAGCGTGGAGGTGGTGGTGGTGCCCGCCGAGGGCGCCCGCCTGACCAGCGCGCTGGGTGACCAGCTGACCCGCCACCTGCGCGCCCATGGGGTGCCGGGCGTCGATCTGCAGGTGGCCGGCTACGAGCCGGTGCGGATCGGGCTCGATATCACCCTGCGCATCGATCTCGACGCCTTCGACCCCGAGCCGGTGGTCGACGCGGTGCACGCGGCCCTGGCGGAGGCCTTCTCACTGCGGCACCGGCGTCTGGGGCAGCCGCTCTACCGCGGCGAGGTGTTCCAGGTGGTGGAGGGGGTGCGCGGGGTGGCCAGCTCCAGTTGCGAGGTCCGGGTGGTGTCCGTGGGCGCTGGGGGCCCATTGCCTGACGAGGACGAGGCGAACGAAGCAGGCCCGACGGGCGCGCACGACACCGGCAGGGCGGTCCTGCGCGAGGTGCGGACCTCTGGCGGGGTCGTCCGCGTGCTGCAACCCGGGCCGCGTCAGTGCCTGTACCTGGCCCCCGGCCGGCCCGACATCAGCATCGAGACGGAGGCCTACCGACCATGA
- a CDS encoding GPW/gp25 family protein, translated as MERRLSNPPYLAFPLRIGADGPRLADRAGHIRGQIEQVLFTLAGERVFRPEFGAGVKALVFEPNDSPLWALTRRRLIASLADALAGEVDPKSIEVHVTGEDARLLITVVYTLAAVGHRERHQFAVGES; from the coding sequence ATGGAACGACGGCTCAGTAACCCGCCTTACCTGGCCTTCCCGCTGCGCATCGGGGCCGATGGCCCGCGCCTGGCCGATCGCGCCGGGCACATCCGCGGCCAGATCGAGCAGGTGCTCTTCACCCTGGCCGGGGAGCGGGTCTTCCGGCCCGAATTCGGTGCCGGTGTAAAGGCCCTGGTGTTCGAGCCCAACGACTCCCCCCTGTGGGCGCTGACCCGACGCCGCCTGATCGCGTCGTTGGCCGATGCCCTGGCCGGCGAGGTGGACCCGAAATCCATCGAGGTCCATGTCACCGGTGAGGACGCCCGACTGCTGATCACCGTGGTCTACACCCTGGCGGCGGTCGGCCACCGTGAGCGCCACCAGTTTGCCGTGGGAGAGTCCTGA
- a CDS encoding phage baseplate assembly protein V, translating into MEDVIKQLVRQAQERRYGKYRGVVVDNADSQRRGRVRVQVPSVWGDRISHWALPCLPFGGKSGQGFFSVPEVGAQVWVEFEGGDTEYPIWTGTFWRSADEVPEEVVRESDAAPSTRVFRTPKGHRLVFEEQDDAEQVRLEHGGGAHVDMGPEGGLSLTDAGGATVVLDAENNQLRVEDANGNTLVLTATGTTVEDANGNKIEMAPSGVTVKGAQIVLDGNQVMLGGAGGEPLIKGQSFLSLFATHVHTSSPSGGPTSPPLPQGEMSTLSMKVLTG; encoded by the coding sequence GTGGAAGATGTCATCAAGCAACTGGTGCGACAGGCCCAGGAGCGCCGCTACGGCAAGTACCGCGGGGTGGTGGTGGATAACGCCGACAGTCAGCGGCGCGGGCGGGTCCGGGTACAGGTGCCGTCGGTCTGGGGCGACCGCATCAGCCACTGGGCGCTGCCCTGCCTGCCCTTCGGTGGCAAGTCGGGCCAGGGGTTCTTCTCCGTGCCCGAGGTGGGCGCCCAGGTCTGGGTGGAGTTCGAGGGCGGCGATACCGAGTACCCCATCTGGACCGGCACCTTCTGGCGCAGCGCCGACGAGGTGCCGGAGGAGGTGGTGCGCGAGTCCGATGCCGCACCCAGCACCCGGGTCTTCCGCACACCCAAGGGTCACCGGCTGGTCTTCGAGGAGCAGGACGACGCCGAGCAGGTACGCCTGGAGCACGGCGGTGGCGCCCATGTGGACATGGGCCCGGAGGGTGGCCTGAGCCTCACCGACGCCGGTGGCGCCACCGTGGTACTGGATGCCGAGAACAACCAGCTACGGGTGGAGGATGCCAACGGCAACACCCTGGTGCTCACCGCCACCGGCACCACGGTGGAGGATGCCAATGGCAACAAGATCGAGATGGCGCCCAGCGGCGTCACGGTGAAGGGCGCCCAGATCGTGCTCGACGGCAATCAGGTGATGCTCGGCGGGGCGGGCGGCGAGCCGCTGATCAAGGGGCAGAGCTTTCTCAGCCTGTTCGCCACCCACGTGCACACCTCCTCGCCCTCCGGCGGGCCCACCTCGCCCCCGTTGCCCCAGGGCGAGATGAGCACCCTGTCGATGAAAGTGCTGACCGGTTGA
- a CDS encoding phage late control D family protein, translated as MGLDLLSGEQRAPAECRIYLHDQEVPEYYPFLRELEVDTSREEAWSATLRLATVRDEHGSWSVQDEALLRPWAEITLAIVFGDDEQRLFKGYIREVNADFPESAGEAEIVVECQDQSLRLDRTHQRTPWGEEEAPVSDRVIIEEILSHYGLALSPDSKDGQRGLVELPQDSSDIQFLRKRAEENNYELIFYPDQVYFGPYRLDGGGAQATIQVYAGQATNCLRLNVSADGHLPDLLEVEVPAAREGEDSRTLQVYSTLPPMGPERADSRGSGLEPNLDTLSGEGGDAGDQLEARAQARINEYDLHRLQADGELDGSLYGHVLRPGRPVPVDGLGERLSGLYYVDRVAHHFSPDGYYQRFQLLRNAYGDNVDTAAPVSPRLAGVL; from the coding sequence ATGGGGCTCGACCTGCTCAGCGGTGAACAGCGCGCACCGGCCGAATGCCGGATCTACCTCCATGACCAGGAGGTACCGGAGTACTACCCCTTCCTCCGCGAGCTGGAGGTGGACACCAGCCGGGAGGAGGCCTGGAGCGCCACCCTGCGCCTGGCCACTGTGCGCGACGAGCATGGCAGTTGGAGCGTCCAGGACGAGGCGCTGCTGCGGCCCTGGGCCGAGATCACCCTGGCCATTGTTTTCGGCGACGACGAGCAGCGCCTGTTCAAGGGCTACATCCGCGAGGTCAACGCCGACTTTCCCGAGAGCGCCGGTGAGGCGGAGATCGTGGTCGAGTGCCAGGACCAGTCCCTGCGTCTGGACCGCACCCACCAGCGCACGCCCTGGGGGGAGGAGGAGGCGCCGGTCAGCGACCGGGTGATCATCGAGGAGATCCTCAGCCACTACGGCCTGGCCCTCAGCCCGGACAGCAAGGACGGCCAGCGCGGTCTGGTGGAGTTGCCCCAGGACAGCTCCGACATCCAGTTCCTGCGCAAGCGCGCCGAGGAGAACAACTACGAGCTGATCTTTTACCCGGACCAGGTCTACTTCGGGCCCTACCGGCTGGACGGCGGCGGGGCCCAGGCGACCATCCAGGTCTATGCCGGTCAGGCCACCAACTGCCTGCGGCTCAATGTCAGTGCCGACGGCCACCTGCCGGATCTGCTCGAGGTGGAGGTGCCGGCGGCGCGGGAGGGTGAGGACTCCCGCACCCTGCAGGTCTATTCCACGCTGCCGCCGATGGGCCCGGAGCGGGCCGACAGCCGGGGCAGCGGGCTGGAGCCCAACCTGGACACCCTGAGCGGGGAGGGTGGTGATGCCGGCGACCAGCTTGAGGCCCGAGCCCAGGCCCGCATCAACGAATACGACCTGCACCGGTTGCAGGCCGACGGCGAGCTGGACGGCAGCCTCTACGGCCACGTGCTGCGACCGGGCCGACCGGTGCCGGTAGACGGGCTGGGCGAACGACTGAGTGGGCTCTACTACGTGGACCGGGTGGCCCACCACTTCAGCCCCGACGGCTACTACCAGCGCTTTCAACTGCTGCGTAACGCCTACGGCGACAACGTGGATACCGCCGCCCCGGTGTCCCCGCGCCTGGCGGGGGTGCTCTGA
- a CDS encoding ATP-binding protein codes for MNAAAADEALTTAEQLQPEWDRLQYLGYCLSQSRQGRDPDRPALKELQQLQHQVERLRAAGGAWERALGLHLEPVEWDLLACVLGPEMEPRVGWMFQNLQPGSAQPYPSRALVQELLALAPHQARLLEQALEAGASLRRGGLLRARDGDPYEPLTPEPGLGARLRGVRQAPPAPPGAVPVDNPAGWDDLVLPAPHRAQLREFLMWLQHRETVVERWGGQSVGGPIALFNGPSGTGKTLAASVIANSLDWPLYRVDLGRLVSKYIGETEKNLNQLFDAAHRQPMVLQFDEADALFAKRGEVKEARDRYANMEVSHLLARIEAHRGPCILTTNMRKQMDSAFARRFQMVVTFPRPGVAGRAALWDRLLPPRAPRAPDLDLERLARSVNLTGGGIRNAALHAAYLAAGRGGAIGLAEVALAVWRELGKDGREQTPRELGDLAPHLPDEVLHD; via the coding sequence ATGAACGCTGCGGCTGCCGACGAGGCGCTGACTACCGCGGAGCAACTTCAGCCGGAGTGGGATCGGCTGCAGTATCTGGGCTATTGCCTGTCGCAAAGCCGGCAGGGTCGGGACCCGGACCGTCCGGCGCTGAAGGAGCTGCAACAGCTGCAACACCAGGTGGAGCGCCTGCGCGCCGCCGGTGGCGCCTGGGAGCGGGCCCTGGGGCTGCACCTTGAGCCCGTCGAGTGGGACCTGCTGGCCTGTGTCCTGGGGCCCGAGATGGAACCCCGGGTGGGCTGGATGTTCCAGAACCTGCAGCCGGGCAGCGCGCAGCCCTATCCCTCGCGGGCCCTGGTCCAGGAGCTACTGGCGCTCGCCCCGCACCAGGCCCGGTTGCTGGAACAGGCCCTGGAGGCCGGTGCCTCGCTGCGCCGCGGCGGCCTGCTGCGCGCGCGGGACGGCGATCCCTATGAGCCGCTTACCCCGGAGCCTGGCCTCGGGGCGCGCTTGCGCGGGGTCCGGCAGGCCCCGCCGGCACCGCCCGGGGCAGTGCCGGTGGACAATCCCGCCGGCTGGGACGACCTGGTGCTGCCTGCGCCGCACCGGGCGCAGTTGCGCGAGTTCCTGATGTGGCTGCAGCACCGGGAGACCGTGGTGGAACGCTGGGGCGGCCAGTCGGTGGGCGGGCCGATCGCACTGTTCAACGGGCCTTCCGGGACCGGCAAGACCCTGGCCGCCAGTGTCATCGCCAACAGCCTGGACTGGCCGCTCTACCGGGTGGATCTGGGCCGGCTGGTGAGCAAGTACATCGGTGAGACGGAGAAAAACCTAAACCAACTGTTCGACGCCGCCCACCGCCAACCCATGGTGCTGCAGTTCGACGAGGCGGATGCCCTGTTCGCCAAGCGGGGCGAGGTCAAGGAGGCGCGCGACCGGTACGCCAACATGGAGGTCAGCCACCTGCTGGCCCGCATCGAGGCCCACCGCGGCCCCTGCATCCTCACCACCAATATGCGCAAGCAGATGGACAGCGCCTTCGCCCGCCGCTTCCAGATGGTGGTGACCTTTCCCCGGCCCGGGGTGGCCGGGCGGGCCGCCCTCTGGGACCGGTTGCTGCCGCCCCGTGCGCCGCGGGCCCCCGACCTGGACCTGGAGCGGCTGGCCCGTTCGGTCAATCTCACCGGCGGCGGTATCCGCAACGCCGCGCTGCACGCCGCCTACCTGGCCGCCGGGCGCGGTGGCGCCATCGGCCTGGCCGAGGTGGCCCTGGCGGTCTGGCGCGAGCTGGGCAAGGACGGCCGGGAGCAAACCCCCCGGGAGCTGGGCGATCTGGCTCCTCACCTGCCCGACGAGGTGCTGCATGATTGA
- a CDS encoding Pvc16 family protein, producing MALVASSVAQVCKGLAQYLGGEFDGLDTKVHVLLGSPGDAATAEQDGEHNLNLFFFRFEPSGFEGDTLPGETQYLRMYCLATPFAVAEEAVSSGENDLRIIGEVLRVFQETPVFQLEAAGEPFHLQVVFQTLGVEQINQLWATQGDTIYRPSVLFEVSLAPVVPRQPHVEAPRVGTLGLGVGGMAGGAASTTSGAAVTRMRPETGREDWAPAASLVHLGELVQSLAFAVGGDELAGFTPQVWVVGEPGTEVTLRWELWDDEQGWQPHPGGTAVTLTEAAISPEGLVDASLHPAPLPFDDRPGQLLLYAERSHSRAGDGHTLVRRSNPLLITLYEGGA from the coding sequence ATGGCCCTGGTGGCCTCGTCCGTCGCACAGGTCTGCAAGGGGCTGGCGCAGTACCTGGGCGGTGAGTTCGACGGGTTGGATACCAAGGTCCATGTGCTCCTCGGCAGCCCGGGGGACGCGGCCACGGCCGAACAGGACGGCGAGCACAACCTCAACCTCTTCTTTTTCCGCTTCGAGCCCTCCGGCTTTGAGGGTGACACCCTGCCGGGTGAGACCCAGTACCTGCGGATGTACTGCCTGGCCACGCCCTTTGCCGTGGCCGAGGAGGCGGTGAGCAGCGGCGAGAACGATCTGCGCATCATCGGGGAGGTGCTGCGGGTCTTCCAGGAGACCCCGGTCTTCCAACTGGAGGCGGCCGGCGAGCCCTTCCACCTGCAGGTGGTCTTCCAGACCCTGGGCGTGGAGCAGATCAACCAGCTCTGGGCCACCCAGGGCGACACCATCTACCGGCCCTCGGTGCTGTTCGAGGTCTCGCTGGCGCCGGTGGTCCCCCGCCAGCCTCATGTGGAGGCGCCCCGGGTCGGCACCCTGGGTCTGGGTGTGGGGGGCATGGCCGGCGGTGCGGCTTCCACCACTTCCGGTGCAGCCGTCACCCGCATGCGGCCCGAGACCGGTCGCGAGGACTGGGCCCCGGCCGCCAGTCTGGTGCATCTGGGCGAGCTGGTGCAGTCGCTCGCCTTTGCCGTGGGCGGCGATGAGCTGGCGGGCTTCACCCCCCAGGTCTGGGTGGTGGGGGAGCCCGGCACCGAGGTCACCCTGCGCTGGGAGCTCTGGGACGATGAGCAGGGCTGGCAGCCCCACCCCGGGGGCACCGCGGTCACCCTGACGGAGGCGGCCATCAGCCCCGAGGGCCTGGTGGATGCCAGCCTGCACCCGGCGCCACTGCCTTTCGACGACCGCCCGGGCCAGCTCCTGCTCTACGCCGAGCGCAGCCACTCGAGGGCCGGTGACGGCCATACGCTGGTGCGCCGGTCCAACCCGCTGTTGATCACGCTTTACGAGGGGGGCGCATGA
- a CDS encoding phage tail protein, with amino-acid sequence MAAPLFPVNTHRHDPYRTFKFQILIDGQPVAGLKKMSALKKSTESVAWRTAGDPSHERQLPGGTSYEAVTLEQGLTHDPVFENWANLVNNIEGDGGMSLRNFRKDIVINVLNLQGQVALSYKVFRAWVSEFQALPELDAGTMNAVGIQTITLQHEGWQRDTSVPEPAET; translated from the coding sequence ATGGCAGCCCCGCTTTTCCCGGTGAACACCCACCGCCACGATCCGTACCGCACATTCAAGTTCCAGATCCTCATTGATGGCCAGCCGGTGGCCGGGCTCAAGAAGATGAGCGCGCTGAAGAAATCCACCGAGTCCGTGGCGTGGCGCACGGCCGGCGACCCTTCGCACGAGCGACAGCTACCTGGCGGCACCAGCTACGAGGCGGTGACCCTGGAGCAGGGCCTGACCCACGACCCGGTGTTCGAGAACTGGGCGAACCTGGTCAACAACATCGAGGGTGACGGGGGCATGTCGTTGCGTAACTTCCGCAAGGACATCGTCATCAACGTGCTCAACCTGCAGGGTCAGGTGGCCCTCTCTTACAAGGTCTTCCGGGCCTGGGTCTCCGAGTTCCAGGCCCTGCCGGAGCTGGACGCCGGCACCATGAATGCCGTGGGCATCCAGACCATCACCCTGCAGCACGAGGGCTGGCAGCGCGACACTTCGGTACCGGAACCCGCGGAGACCTGA
- a CDS encoding phage tail sheath C-terminal domain-containing protein, with protein sequence MASYLHPGVYIEEIPSGSRPIDAAGTSTAAFIGYATRGPVDEPVFITSWEDYENTFGGIRDVEESVSGAQSVKGDTLGLSVFAYFQNGGGKAYVIRTASGEKTAKGALEDSGNDLVGFQVVNPGAWGNQLRLHVTAKEAPPDTSDPRFTVEIGRGDGDDFVADETFTDVSLAKGDSAYLKTVLKEGSELLRVSDESGMADAVAVINSAGTDGVTVEMSDGDDGSHGGSDEYNGIFSKLLKYRDINIILLPDQTWGDSGQGIIESAISHCETMKNRMVIFDLPPGEELNKEKDVTDLGLTTSTYAATYYPWALVSNPHYNPDTNPGAERLVLAPAGGFVAGQWARTDGRRGVWKAPAGVETNLLGISKLLYTVEDAEQQYLNPLGVNALRQLPNYGSVIWGSRTRATRANPEWRYIPVRRTAIFIEESIFHGIHWAVFEPNDHRLWSALRTNIESFLGGLHRSGAFQGEKASDAYFVRCGLGQTMRQGDIDRGQVIVEVGFAPLKPAEFVIVRIQQKVGQQ encoded by the coding sequence ATGGCTTCCTATCTACACCCTGGGGTCTATATCGAGGAAATTCCCAGCGGCTCCAGGCCTATTGATGCGGCAGGGACATCCACCGCCGCCTTCATCGGCTACGCCACCCGGGGTCCAGTGGATGAGCCGGTCTTCATCACCAGTTGGGAAGATTACGAGAACACCTTTGGCGGTATCCGCGATGTAGAGGAGTCGGTCAGCGGTGCCCAGTCCGTGAAGGGCGACACCCTCGGTCTGTCGGTATTCGCTTATTTCCAGAATGGGGGCGGTAAGGCCTATGTTATCCGCACCGCCAGCGGGGAAAAGACCGCCAAAGGGGCGCTTGAGGATTCTGGCAATGATCTGGTTGGTTTCCAGGTCGTCAATCCCGGCGCATGGGGAAACCAGCTGCGGCTCCACGTCACGGCCAAGGAGGCGCCGCCCGATACCAGTGACCCCCGTTTCACGGTGGAAATCGGGCGTGGGGATGGTGATGACTTCGTCGCAGACGAGACCTTCACCGATGTCTCTCTGGCGAAGGGAGACAGCGCTTATCTCAAGACGGTGCTGAAAGAGGGGTCCGAGCTGTTAAGGGTCAGTGATGAGAGCGGTATGGCTGACGCGGTGGCGGTTATCAACAGCGCCGGGACGGATGGCGTCACCGTGGAAATGTCTGATGGCGACGACGGGTCGCACGGCGGCTCCGACGAGTACAACGGTATCTTTTCAAAACTGCTGAAATATCGCGATATCAATATCATTCTGTTGCCCGACCAGACCTGGGGCGATTCCGGGCAGGGGATTATCGAAAGCGCCATCAGCCACTGCGAGACCATGAAAAACCGCATGGTCATATTCGATCTCCCCCCCGGAGAGGAATTAAACAAAGAAAAGGATGTGACCGATCTGGGGCTGACCACGTCGACCTATGCGGCCACCTATTATCCCTGGGCGCTGGTCAGTAACCCCCATTACAACCCGGATACCAATCCCGGTGCGGAACGGCTGGTGCTGGCACCAGCGGGCGGGTTTGTGGCGGGCCAATGGGCGCGGACGGATGGCCGCCGCGGCGTCTGGAAGGCGCCCGCTGGCGTCGAGACCAACCTGCTGGGCATCAGCAAGCTGCTTTACACCGTGGAGGACGCCGAGCAGCAGTACCTCAACCCGCTGGGGGTGAACGCCCTGCGCCAGCTGCCCAATTACGGCTCGGTGATCTGGGGTTCGCGCACCCGTGCTACCCGCGCCAACCCGGAATGGCGCTACATCCCGGTACGCCGAACGGCCATCTTTATCGAGGAGAGTATCTTCCACGGCATCCATTGGGCGGTCTTTGAGCCGAACGATCACCGCCTGTGGTCGGCGCTGCGCACGAACATCGAGTCCTTTCTGGGCGGGCTCCACCGCTCGGGCGCCTTCCAGGGTGAGAAGGCCAGCGATGCCTACTTTGTGCGCTGTGGCCTCGGGCAGACCATGCGCCAGGGCGATATCGACCGCGGCCAGGTGATTGTCGAGGTGGGCTTTGCGCCGCTCAAACCGGCGGAGTTCGTCATCGTGCGCATTCAGCAGAAAGTCGGCCAACAGTAA
- a CDS encoding M15 family peptidase, which translates to MNKTAVKSLQRILREAEAYSGEIDGLRGPLTNGAVDSMIEARGDEFPDGTERWSARRRAVACLQRGALDREIDAGPVDGLWGPQTEFAADALATLFETGAPPPDWRDQPVLDVNPNDWPRESVLEESFGSPCEARLVQVPCPWTLSLAWDLRQTTEHIGCHERVAESLRRVLQRVYDHYGEERLRELRLNRYGGCYNCRRKRGGSSWSTHAWGVAIDWDPDQNKLRWGRDRARLARPEYEAWWQFWEEEGWVSLGRARNFDWMHVQAAKL; encoded by the coding sequence GTGAACAAGACGGCGGTTAAAAGCTTGCAGCGGATTCTTCGCGAGGCAGAGGCGTACAGCGGCGAGATAGACGGCTTGCGCGGGCCGCTGACGAATGGGGCCGTGGACAGCATGATCGAGGCCCGCGGCGACGAATTCCCCGATGGCACCGAGCGTTGGTCCGCGCGCCGGCGTGCTGTGGCCTGTCTCCAGCGTGGGGCATTGGATCGGGAAATTGATGCCGGCCCCGTGGACGGGCTTTGGGGGCCGCAAACGGAGTTTGCCGCGGACGCGCTAGCGACGCTGTTCGAGACCGGTGCACCACCGCCCGACTGGCGCGACCAGCCAGTGCTGGATGTCAATCCCAATGACTGGCCTCGGGAGTCAGTGCTCGAGGAGTCCTTCGGCAGCCCCTGCGAGGCGCGCCTGGTGCAGGTCCCCTGCCCATGGACGCTCTCCCTGGCCTGGGACCTGCGCCAGACCACTGAACACATCGGTTGCCATGAGCGGGTCGCGGAGAGCCTGCGCCGGGTACTGCAGCGGGTTTACGATCACTATGGCGAGGAGCGGCTTCGAGAGTTGCGCCTGAACCGGTATGGCGGCTGCTACAACTGCCGGCGCAAGCGCGGAGGCAGTAGCTGGTCCACGCACGCCTGGGGCGTGGCCATTGACTGGGATCCAGATCAGAACAAGCTGCGCTGGGGCCGTGACCGTGCCCGCCTGGCCCGTCCGGAGTATGAGGCGTGGTGGCAGTTCTGGGAGGAGGAGGGCTGGGTGAGCCTCGGCCGCGCCCGGAATTTCGACTGGATGCACGTGCAAGCGGCCAAGCTCTAG